One stretch of Ficedula albicollis isolate OC2 chromosome 7, FicAlb1.5, whole genome shotgun sequence DNA includes these proteins:
- the C7H2orf69 gene encoding UPF0565 protein C2orf69 homolog, which yields MSCHPENFQWEHWSFENVATILARRFPNSFIWVIKCSRMHLHKFSCYDNFVTSNMFGAPEHSTDFGAFKHLHALLVNAFRLSQNILLSQKSVHGVSKDVKIAACKSQPQSVPTTNGCSSKERERDCECSNNSAVDFMVPSAVGAASFTLIGFSKGCVVLNQLLYELKEAKKDKNTDAFLKNIKAIYWLDGGHSGGSNTWVTYPEMLKELAETGIEVHAHVTPYQVFDTMRSWIGREHEKFVQILEEFGVKINDQLHFADEVPSLDNHFRVHEVF from the coding sequence ATGTCTTGCCACCCAGAAAACTTtcagtgggagcactggagttttgaaaatgttgctACCATACTTGCTCGCCGGTTCCCCAATAGTTTTATTTGGGTCATAAAGTGTTCTCGAATGCACCTGCACAAATTCAGTTGTTATGACAATTTTGTGACGAGTAACATGTTTGGAgcaccagagcacagcactgactTTGGAGCTTTCAAGCATCTCCATGCTTTGCTAGTTAATGCATTCAGACTCTCTCAGAATATTCTGCTGTCCCAGAAAAGTGTGCATGGTGTCAGCAAGGATGTAAAAATAGCTGCTTGTAAATCACAGCCGCAGTCTGTTCCTACAACAAATGGCTGCTCATccaaagaaagggagagagattGTGAATGCTCTAATAATTCTGCTGTGGACTTCATGGTACCATCTGCTGTAGGTGCAGCATCGTTTACTTTGATTGGCTTCAGTAAAGGCTGTGTGGTTTTGAACCAGCTGCTTTATGAGCTGAAGGAAGCCAAAAAAGACAAGAATACAGATGCCTtcttaaaaaacataaaagcaattTACTGGCTGGATGGTGGTCACTCTGGAGGAAGCAATACTTGGGTTACTTATcctgaaatgctgaaagaacTTGCAGAGACAGGAATTGAAGTTCATGCTCATGTTACACCGTACCAAGTGTTTGACACAATGAGGTCATGGATTGGGAGAGAGCATGAGAAATTTGTACAGATACTTGAAGAATTTGGTGTGAAAATAAATGATCAACTGCATTTTGCTGATGAAGTTCCCTCCTTAGACAACCATTTCAGAGTTCATGAAGTATTTTGA